From the Misgurnus anguillicaudatus chromosome 17, ASM2758022v2, whole genome shotgun sequence genome, one window contains:
- the tas2r201.1 gene encoding taste receptor, type 2, member 201, tandem duplicate 1, whose protein sequence is MSSYDIEMGPLAYAIVNVLISVTTILINIFFICCMFTSQERPENQQKPPLNVLLGSLIGCNLIINIVNLLYVMYDTVDVSLWVFVVSSAATLYTMRTSFTASLGLNVFYYFQIVPTRRPFLIWVKMHIKLLMYLMLFFENIFFLFGFILRVLPRRVFIPQVDFNSSSVALNVTSEGLRVRHYLIMTDIGLRCIYSFVGIGIMVASNTSTVLYLWRHVRRMEDSSSSSALHYQMQKRVTIMSIIQTLLFFFYSAWLMSDEIMFRFNVFYFDPSGNILYSVVGFYSFGTTIILGVGQTKFRVRAVEIGEKLVRLSHKVT, encoded by the coding sequence ATGAGTTCTTACGATATTGAAATGGGTCCGTTGGCATATGCCATAGTGAATGTGCTCATTTCTGTCACCACTATCCtgatcaacattttttttatctgcTGCATGTTTACGTCACAGGAACGACCAGAAAACCAACAAAAGCCACCTCTTAATGTTTTACTCGGATCGCTTATTGGCTGCAATCTCATTATTAACATTGTTAACCTTTTGTATGTTATGTATGACACTGTTGATGTGTCTCTATGGGTATTTGTTGTTTCATCTGCAGCTACACTTTATACCATGAGGACAAGTTTTACTGCCTCTCTTGGgctgaatgtattttattactttcagATTGTTCCTACCCGGCGACCTTTTTTGATCTGGGTGAAGATGCACATCAAACTCTTGATGTACTTGATGTTGTTTTTTGAGAATATCTTCTTTTTATTCGGATTCATTTTGCGTGTTCTTCCAAGAAGAGTTTTCATTCCTCAAGTGGACTTTAATTCATCCAGCGTTGCCTTGAATGTCACCAGTGAAGGCTTAAGAGTCCGACATTATCTGATAATGACAGACATTGGGCTTAGATGTATCTATTCTTTTGTGGGTATTGGCATTATGGTGGCATCAAACACTTCCACTGTTCTCTATCTATGGAGACATGTGAGGAGGATGGAGGACTCAAGTTCTTCCTCTGCTCTTCATTACCAGATGCAGAAGAGAGTGACTATAATGAGCATCATACAAACTCTGCTTTTCTTTTTCTACTCAGCTTGGCTAATGTCAGATGAAATCATGTTtcgttttaatgtattttattttgatcCAAGTGGTAACATACTGTATTCTGTTGTGGGCTTTTACTCTTTTGGTACAACCATCATTCTAGGGGTGGGACAAACAAAATTCAGAGTTCGAGCTGTAGAGATTGGGGAAAAATTGGTCAGACTATCTCACAAAGTAACCTGA